agtttttatgTTGATGAATGAATTTCGACAAGACGATTACCTATTGCTttcaataaataacattataaaatacaaatacatattacataatataatacgtTACATACACATGATACAATGCACAACGTAATATGTAACTATATGCGTCGCAaacaacttataaaatatatctatcgACAATGCATCACAAACGTTCGTCCGTACGATACGactatgtattataatacctatGCCCCGAGGAAAGGAGTGCCTTACGAATGCCGCTCGCTCACACACACATGCATACAATCTCTTTACCAACTATTATCACGGTTTctttttagaaaataataaaacaaactacTACAATAAAGTTCTCGACGATAAAATCTACTaaccttaataataatttacgaGGTCACCCGTAACATTGATAGAAATGTATTccacttaaaaataaacaatgttcTTCAAATTTAAGTGTGAGGCAGCGGTTTTTACTGTAATTTATGTTCCTACGGGTACCGAGATGTGAATGACGCTACTGATTTGCAACTCCTAGTGGCGATTCACAGCCACTGGCGCTCGCGCGCCGGGCTTCGTTGGCACAGACAGGACAGGGACTAGAAAGGACTCGGGATAGGAACTGGCGGGGACGAGGGACCGAGGGAATCACTGGAGGAcacttaaatatataatttagtacatgcaacaaaaataatatacgaCACTGAAAAAGTGAATTCCAAAGATTAATTTGTGGCATCGCGATGcccaaaataatacaattttaattccTTCGGAATGTTATAATTTTCTCTACCCCGAAATACCCTATATTTCTTTGCGCATTAACCGCTTCGATCGCGACAataatacactaataattattacaacTATCAAATTTCAGATCCCCGATACATCTGAAAACAAAAACTAATGGATTATATAACAAGTGTTTTAAAGTCAGACTTTTCagcttttaaaaaacaaaaataacaattttacttgcatacaataataataatatacatcgTATCGTGtatttacatatacataataataattttaatttcatatacaCATAAATAGTAATTTATATCATGCATCAAGTCATTTGAGTGTGCCCTAGTTGTTTGCGGACACCGAGCATACATTTGTAAAGTCACCATACGCGTAGATGCGAGCCTAATGCCTCTCTGTTAATTTTACAATGGACGACGCTGGGCTCCGATTGGTCAATGTTCACGGCATTCAAATTTGGCTGGCTTGTAACAGCCACGTCATTCTGTCGACCAGCATAAcagataaaacaatattttgtttgcaaaatCTGGAACTTATCCGTGAATCGTGATTCCATTCATTTTAAAGTAAGACTATTTGAATTGTAAACCACACTATCTCAATCCCGGTCATTGTGACCTTTGTTgaaaagtttgtaaataaatgtctctctctctctctctccccaaaagataataacaattttttttcgtgaTATTGCGACGTCAATTTTCTAATTTCAGGAAGGCTGCTTGAATAAGTTGTAAATCCCAAATAATTTGATAGAGACAGTGATTCAAAATGGTGTAGCGACTCTAGTTATGAATGCTCGGTGTCAGGGGACATACACGTAACAGGGCGGCCGCCTCTGGTTACGCCGGTGGTTAGGGGGTGGCGGCGGGGGGACACGGGGGCGCCGGGGCCTGCCGTCACGGGCGATATCGTGGAAACCATCCAGGGCAACTCGAACAAGCAAAtccattaaaacaataatatacaaCGTAAAAATACTATTTGGTATATTATATAGCAGAAATCTAGCAGTCATAAACTCTATCAAAGCCGTATATCATATCTACATTGACACAGACATATAATCGTACACAAATATTAGTCAAAATAAACCAGTCACAAATCACAGTTGACATAAATTCTCGATTTCACTAAGTCTTgtaatttataatatgtattaaaatagttaaTGTTAACACATAAATTTTAACACTACCACATGATGTTGAACGTTGTACCGAAAACAgacaaattatttcaaaaataaacggTATAATGacaaaagtaagcaaaatataATGACGgagttatgtatttatttttcgtgaaccgatttgaataagCATCCTTTTCATTTTATAGTTAGTAAGTTCTAACTCAATACAATTAGTGCAATCAGTTTTTTTTGAGCAGCGAATGGCTTCAGTCGACCTAACCTCAAACCGATCAACTAATTATACTTACAAAGGCTATCTGAAAATTAACATAGACGAAAATACGCTACTTGCCGTGCTGATCCCGATTGATTTGTACAAAAGCGAGGGTCATTGGTACAGATAGTACATTACAAGCATTCTCAACATATAATCGATCTCTGACAACGATTACACGTAAGGCGAGACTGCAACATACATAGATCCGATGAGTACAGACTCTacaaatatatttcaaaattaaatttactctTTGAATCGTCAAATACTGTTATTCTGCAAAAACTTGCAAATGATtcgtaacaaatttcaaatGGAATTGAAATAATTCATGAAACCATATAaattattagaaattacaataattatcCCATCATCTTTAGAATTAGAGGCtataaactactactaatgTTCATGCAATATTTCAAACCACATCTATCTAGATGAGACAATCTGGTGAGTAAATACTACGGATCTCCCAATGAGTGAACATTTTCCGTTAACGTAATGGCACGTAAGCATGCAACGTGCGACATTTACTATTACACGGTACGAAAACAGTAAGCCTAGCACCCCATATACAACACACCTCTCCACCCACCCACCACGTTGCGAGGCCCGACAGGCGAGAAACGGCAACGCCATCGAACCTGTGTAACGAAGGTGAAATTATTCAGGTACAATGAGATAAATTAAGTTTGAATTTTCATGTGTCAGACACATGGCGGTATAATATCGTGTAGAGTAAGTAGTCTTGTGGTGTTGCGGTCAGTTGGCACAATGAGCGAGGCGTCGCGTgtcgccggcggcggcggcgaggtGCGTGGCGGCGCGTCCCTATGCTCCGGGGGCGCGTGCGCAGCCACCCGCAATGTCGTCCCGACCCGTGTTGACATTGGTTCCCCTGCAACAACACACATACATAGTTACATTTTATTGTTAACTCGGTGGACAGTTGTTACTGAATGGCTAATGAAAATCTTCGATATACCTTTACGTATAAAATGGAAAAATTGTTCTAGTCACAGTATGTTTAACATTTTCGTGATAACCTgaattttaaagttaatttccGGTGCAAAAACTAATCAATGGTATTGAATAATCTCTGTCAGAACTTTTCCTAGGATAGGCAATACAGAGGTTTTGTTTAACAAAAGACCACCATATGACATATTTTCTACGGGATATGGCCGTAATATAAGCTTAATTTCGTGCAGCAGTTGTATGCGTCATGTCCACGGTTAGGTAGATCAAAGTCCAGTGCAAACACTGTCCAATGTAATTAGGGCCTCCGCTAACTCGCGCAGGTGCACGGCGCAGGCGCACGCGCGGCGTGTTGTTTCAATAGAGCAGAGACCTGCgttagggtctccccaaacctaTCAAAGCGGAATCGGCTTTtgccgatcaaaaaactctttGATGTACACgtaataagagcgaaaaaggtGTCGATtggctcggccgacgcgaaacgacaTTTACCGACGGGAATACGTTTCTTtgcttattgcgtggacataaagcgttttttggtcgACTAAGCCGATTCCACGTCGATGGATGTTTGAAGACCCGTACGCAGCGCTGCTCTTTTAGATGATATGCAATGGGCGCTCGAGTCGCGCACCCGCGCGTCTTAGCGGTGACCCTTAAGGCTGCGTTCAGACACGGCAGGAATTGCGCGGTTTTGAGCGCACCGTCTCTTTTCAGAGTattgtttgagaaagagactgTGCTAAAACCGCGCGATTCCCGCCGTATATGAACGCAGCCTAACCGTGTATCAGTTACTGTTACTCACCATATGCGTCGGCGGCTGGTCTATATTCCGCACATGGCCGTGAGCCTAGCGCTGAGCTGCACGGGGAACTGGTCAGTGAAGCGGCGCCAGTTCTCCTCGCCCACTTGGTTCTTGAAGCCGTGCAGGATCTTTGTGAACATCTCCTTCAAGTCGTCCTTAGGGTTTGACCACGATGCCACCGCGTCGCAGAAAAACATGAAGTCCGGCACCACCCCACCCGGGTTGACTTGGATCATCTGACAGATGCCGCGGAATGCTGAATCCTTCTCGTCGTTGTCTCGGATGTTCCGCAACGACGAACACCTGAGCGTAAATTATCGTTGCAACACAAAATTTTGACTAGCTATACTTGATCGTAGCTGATATTTCGATTTTGGCTAAGAGTGATTTAGGTATTAGTCCCACGGTCAACGATATTCGTTGCGGTCTATGTCATCGACAACATTTTGTTTAAAGAGCGTAGCCGTGTTTGCATGGAAAAGCGGCCCTTTCACCAAACGttcactgtaatttttttaataagagcccTCATGACAAGTATTATTTCCTGTAAGTTTTAGCTTCCTATCTTTAAATTTTGCCTGCCAGTACCTATAACGTAAATGATAAAGAGGTTGCAATGTGCATAATCTCTTTTGCGACTAAATTATCTTGTATGGGTACACCATATCCATAtcctttatttttccattttctAGTATGAAGTACCAACtgcattattttgaaaaaaatatatattgtcgGCCTTTATATAAACAATTACCTAACAAAAAACTGTTGGTGTCGCTCTTCcagaaagcaagaaaaaaatactgaagttttatttcctacatttatccgttttttttttactggaaaaataaaatattatttaaagaatatgTTAGTCTCTATACATAAATTACTGTACTAAAAGATTACGTAGCTCGCATTAGCCaatgacgaaaaaaaatattttttgtgaaaagtaaaaaaaaacatatctcagaaaataacaaagataggaagctgaaacttacaagaaataatacttgtcatgagggctcttattaaaaaaatacagtgaacgTTTGGTGAAAGGGCCGCTTTTCCATGCAAACACGGCTATgctcttttctttctttttgcaAGACAGAAACACGTTTAGAACAACGACGTTTTATAACAGTAAATAGAcgaaaaataaacaatcgttCACGCTGACTTTAGGCGCTACGAATAGCGTTTAGTAGGAAACCATAACCTGatattttaaataggtatggGAAGTAGTACAATCATGAACACTCAttgcaaataaattacaaaatatctaaAGATCTTTTCAAATAAACTCTCTCTCTTAGCATAGCACTGTACGTGACAGTTCGAAATATCAACCAATCCGGTAATTGTGTGTGGCAAGAATCGATAAAGCGATCAGTTCTAAAGAAACACGGTACTAATGTTCTATAATGCTGTTAATTTCGAAGTGAAGTATAATAATGAAAGTGACTTACACACAAAACAATATCTTTATGAAACTGGTTTATGAAAATTCCATACGGCAAGACAatcaaaatatatgaaaaattaAAGGAATGTTCAATTCATCTGCATCAGTtgcaagataaaaaaatattatctaagtTCTCGAACGTTTGTTTGTCTTGCAGCATCGGGCGATAGAATATTAGCtgtttatatattttagaaAGCGGATGGTGTTCAACACATAAAGTACAGCACtgaaaataagaaacaaatacCACCCCAAACTCAGTGAGATCTCAAGTGTTGCCTTACAACCGGTAAGTTCGTTAGTATCATGCCTGCTTCAACATAAATCAGAACAACATATTGTTAAAGTTAAAAATCGTTTAAAAGAATACAGTAAGTAACAAGCTATGAACAAACACCATCCACAATCGAAATAATATGGGattaataacttatttaatatttaacgtaatcgtaataataatataaagtaataataaaaaaaatactacagaCCACTGGCGTACAAATTGATGTAATACGGGTGCGACGTCGTGTGGGCACACATAACCTAGCCGACCGATAGTAATCGCTACACGCGCCACGAGTCACGACACGACATACCGAGAACAAAACCAAGAAAACAAATCAACAAACCAttcaaaacatacttaaattacATAATCCAACAGCAACAAATCGGTGTCACAAATAGAAAAAACGTGAAACAATTTTATACTAGTAAatctataaattaaatacctatttgcTTTTCAGATTAAAAGATGGCCCAGTACACTTAGCTGTGGTAGGTATTAATCGAaccatttgtttaaaaatagattCTATTCTAGACTGTCTTCTTGATGCCAGGCCATCTTTCCAAGCTAGGCACACTTTAGTGTTTGGCACTACTTCTGTGATTACACTATTTACATCACCCCCCAAACCAAAAGTAATAAGCGAAGGGCTCAGCGAATAACATTTTAGGCTATGCAGAGTCATCCATGCGTCACTTTTGCCGCTAGCCAATAATTTGTAAAAGATATTTTCTTAAGTATAAAATTGTTGATAAGTTATTCACAATACATTATatttgataaatataatataataatatttatatgtaacatacaatttaaataaaactgggTAAATTGCGAACATAACACTTTAGTAAACAGTTAGGGAGCATTCAGTAAAGTTGGTACAGTGTGTCCTGCcaaaaaaactccaaataaGCGTAACATTCTCAAGTGTTGGCAGAAACCACTATCACAGTAACATGAACAAGAAAGGAAGATGATTTCATGAACGTTATGGGAAATTAATAtgaagcagtgacgcgaaataCACAGTCCAAATATTCACAGCATAGCACATCTGCCACCATGTAATGTCTCATACTGCAAAATACGTTAGTCAACATCATTGACTTCTAGTTTAGaattcaactttatttttttacataatttaatacaattagCGTGAACTGTAAAACGTTACTCACCTGTGTTTTCCAAGAGCGTTTTCGGTGTGTTAGGCCTATTGATAATATCAACTAAATGGTTTAGTACAAGTGGAATATATTTTGATGTTTCCGCTCCTGTAACACGTTAgagaacattaaaataaatcaactattttatttattcataaaaagtccGCCGGATTTTTAAATCCTAACAATAATCGGAACAATGAAAGAACTTGAGGACTTACCTAATTTGATACTAATTTCCCCGATAGCCCATGTAGCATTATTGCAAACGGATATAAGTTCAGGATTGAGGTTCATTCCGAGTATGGGCAGGAATTCTGGTATGTAGGGGTGCACGTGTTGGAAACACGCCTTGGTCAAGTCTCCGAGCAGCGCGAACGAGGACTGACGAACCTACGGCGAACCGGGAACTCAGTAATAGTGCCAAGCAGAGATAACCAATTAAACCCATCACCCATGAAGTGGTTAGTAGAgtaataaatgagaaaattacttaaaaatcagataagattatgttaaataaatgaaactgaTCACTAGCAACTTTAATATGCGATGCAATAACTACGTCACcaactaaattaattataatggtAGAATGATACAGTTTCGAtgtgaaaaatacatataatagaaataatttaaatcattGCGTAAAGTCCTGGGGCACAATTAATTACCTTTAAGAATTATTGCCCTATGCTCAGTGTCCCAAGACAAATAAAAAGCATAAGTTACATACAAGATATACCTCGGGCATCGGATCCTGCATGCATTGGTAGAGCAGTTGCATGAGGTTAGAGTTTAGGACCAAGTGGTCTATGTGCCCATCCAAGCCCTCGGCCAAACCACTCAGGAGATCCAACGCTACAATCATGAAATCTTTATCTGGCGCTTCAAACTGCTCTGGGCTTTGACTGTTAGCCTGAAATAAACAGCTAAAGTAAGCAAAGGTATTTATATTGAATATAGATTCTTCAAAATGTCACTTACGATGTTCTGATTCAAAGTCTGTTCTATTAAAGATACGCATCTCCTGAAAACGGGTTCGCAGTAGGGTAAGAACCCTGACTGTAAGGCTGTGGCCACTGATGATAAACACTGaaagtttaaaaacaattataaatattagtttaatttgataCCAAAAAGCGCAAAATACAGTGGATAACAAACCTCTAGCAAGGGAAACAGGTCTTTGTCTTCATCCTTCAGCACATTCCATTTGTTAATGAGCGGCGGCATCAGGAGATTGATGTACTCTGGTTTGTTCAAATGGTGTCCAACAGAATCGGCAAGCGTGCCGATGGCGTCGTATAATATTAGCAGGTTTTTGTGCTGGTATTTGCTGAAGGCGTAGACGAGGGTTTGTAGGATGTAGCCAAGGTAGGGGACGAGTTCCGTGCACGCCTCTTCCTCGAGGGTTGCGAAGGCGGAGCAAGCCGCTTCCTGCACGCGCTTATTGTTGTCCAGGACGCGTTTCAAAAGCTGGAAAACAAAGTTTTTctttacattgtttttttttgggctTGGGTCGCCTTAAGGGCTAAAGACACTTGgcccttgcttttgtttaccagttttttttttttttaattttacatgagGTGCTTTTTAGGAGAAGACGGCatgcagtcgggaaaaatcgATTATGGACGATTCGGAAGGAGGCCCCAGACAGCGCCGGACTCTCACCGGTTATAAAACCCGGCAGCACTTCCCCAACTCCCTGGAGCTTACATAGTTGTTTTCAATAACTTAGTCGTAACTGCTTAATCACCACTTGATGAAAGTTAAAAGAAGTTAACAAGTTCATTTTTAAAGGTTAACTTAGATGTTGATCTGTTACTTGAGATGCTAACTTCATtaattgggtcaatcaactttttagtgtaacaacacacaacacaacaacaattcTGTCctgtaactcaggagacatcagtggTTGCACTTTGTTAGataaatgtttgcaatgtatactattCGTATGCTTACGAGATGaaccatgaaggaattgccttaaaactgtcacaacttacttttagtggatttgttccccataaaaaaatactttaaataagTAACTCTGgagacgtaaccatggcaatgaggtacaagaaaaagttgattgacccaatgagggctatcgttttttgtctcactagatggcgcactgttgcgtgaggtttttaagtgtggctttcagagtctgttattacgggcgttaaaacaaagtttagattaaaatcatatttaatacaccttaaaaccgtaccataaaaatatccagcaaccacagtgctgcttagtcccgttttgttcggaaaaaagggaggacaaaactgtctcaaaacacagacattcattgccccgtaacgcataattgccataattaatttcaggtaatgcaaaatattcacaaaattattctaattataaataaacccgcgtagctcacccaaaactatgagattgacatttcggagacctcacgctaaaCTAGCGCccctagcggcgaattcattcgcgatagccctcattaacaaaTTTGCGCCCAATATTGCAGGCTTGGGCGTGCATTGAGGGTAGGGAACACTCTGCTACCATGAGCTGGTATGCTGCTGCAGGCACAAACTAGCAGCTGCCTACCCCGGAATTGAGTCACTGCACGCCAATGCCTGGAGGTAGGTAAGTTAGCATGCCTCACCTCGGTCATAACGGGTCGCAGGTACAAGTCGTGCGACTGGCTGACGACCCAGTGCGAGTAGCGCGACAGCGTCCAGCAGGTGATGGCGCGCACAAGCGCCTTGCGTTCCGCCAGGCAGCACACCAGGTAAGGCACCAGGTCGGGCAGGTGCGGGACCATGCCGCCCATGCACCCATCCGCCACCGCGCCCAGCGCCAGAATGCCACTCtcctgaaaaaaataatttaaatcatcatcttcatcatctcgGCGTACGTCTCACTGCAAGGCACAGGCcacctcttagaatgagagggcttgggccgtagttcccacacaggccctgtgcggattgagaacttcactgGGATGGCTCAGTTCCTTGTTGAAACTACCTAATATATATGACAAGTAAATAacctagtttaaaataatatattttagtaaCACCTTATCATCAGTATGTATCTCATTTGAAAGCATGTTTTATTATCATGTTAAAATCAATGTGctcattttattattcttattgaAAACTTCCATTAAAGGGGATGTGGTTGGCGTTGGGATCATATTTCAATGAGTCAGCTTAGATTCAGCGGGCAGGAGGAGGGTCAATGCGTTTATGACCCTTCTCTTTGGCGCGGTTCCCCCAGCGCATAGAACTGGGGCCACCGGGGAGCGTCATGGTAGAATGTCCGCGATcccatggcgctcccataacggcagagtggagaaacgccgatgtgtttttagtgggtatgctaagttcagagagtcccacataactttccacggaagtatgcataaagcattttcacatcgcaaaaaaaaaaaaaaagattagacTTGCATCACGACGCAACCGTGCCTAAACCAGACGGAACAGGAATTCCGCTGTCGCTTAGCGCCTACGCTAGCTGGTGCGGGTGCGTTTTACAGGTAAAATCCATCGCGTGTGGTTAGCGCTGCTcctactatttttcaatagccGTCCACCCTCTCCGTGCAACCCGCATCAACTAGCGTAGGCTCTTAGCATCAGTGTAGCCTCCAACCTTGATGgttgacactatttaccggcccggataatatcgACCCGATTTTTCGTGATACGCCGATATAAACTCATGTCAAACTGACACGaatttctatgggcgtgtatacgAAATATCAGGTCGGCATTATCCGGGCCGATGAATAGTGTCTGTCACCAACCTTGATGACCCAGTCGTCGTGGAACAGCGTCTCTTTTAGTATGGGGAACAACACGGGCAGCAGGTCCGCGCCGAACACATTGGCCAGCACGTCCAGGGCGGCCGCGCTGCACTTGCGCAGGTTCCAGTCGGAGAGGGAGCCGTCGTCGGCGTCGGCGCCGCCCTCGTCCTCGTCCTCGGAATCACCGCCGCCAGACATGTTGCTGTCGCCGGCTCCCGCTAAACAGATACGGCAATAATTATggcgagtggcgtgagttacgatgtgagcgtagcAAACATTGCAAGAAGAAGACaccacaaacttttttttacttacttatacaatGTTGCATATACGTTTTCTGCgactaagtatttattaaataaaatactaaattagagaaaagaataaactttaaactttttcatactttagtaaatagtatggcaaacgcaaatagaaggtaaacaacaataaacaagtaatGTCAATATCATCACGCAAGTTATTTCCGGACTAGGTAGGTccgatataggtaggtacctataagtaTATACAATACAGGTAGCTACAATATAGGTACACGACATTTGCTTTAATTGTAAAACATACCGTTGTGTTTGATGGTGTGCGAGCGAGGCTTGTGGAAGCGCGGTCGTATGTCGGACTCGCGGTCAGGCTCGGCGTCGTCGGCGTCATCGTCGCGGTCGCCGCGCAACAGGATCACGTCCATCTCCGAGTACCGCATACCGCGCACCAATACCGGCAACAGAGCCGGCAGCCGGGGGCCTAGGAcctgacagacaaacagacacaacaTTCATAACCATTGACAAAAAAGACCATGTCTTTTTATTAGACAATGTCTTTTTTGTCAATGTAATAATATCTAATGcagaccgtttttttttaaacgcgtcGTGGTGGCGTATTTTAGGAACGCGCGTTGCCAGCGCATTTTTCATTCCATAGAGCGGCCATATAACTCGGGTGAGtatcgcgtttgtatcgatacaaacgcgcgtcGACGGTGTGCTTAAATAACGCAGAGTGCCACATCGCCGCAACGCGGCGTCCCTTAAAACGGTACGGATTATATCGTCTCGAAGTCTCGattgttgcaaaataaaataagtaggtacctacgtacctaCACAATCACGCGCGACGCGTTCAGCAATGATTAGGCGTGCCGGCCGAACGTACCTAAACTGCAGTGTCCAACCCCtgtctcgggcccataaactatgtaTCTCTATGCCGAAAATCACGTGGATTCgtatccgtcgctccgtttcgacgtgaaagacgtacaaacatacaaagacacagacttacaaacacacacactttcgcatttataatatcgcTCTTACCCGCAGTGGGTACACATTGGGCGCTCGGCGCTACGTAGAGCGCGCGTTGGTAGCGTACACACGCCGCGCTCAGCACGGCGTTCGGCGAGCGTTATCAGTATCAAAATTTTCGACCCTCCATTTTCACAACTTGCGTCTACTCTACACGAAAGCGCGCGATCAAATGTAAGGCAAAATTGCGGCGCCTGTATCTCGAAGAGGCTGAAGTCCACGCAACGCGCGTTCGTGCGGAAATGTGTGAACGCGCGTTTGACGCACGCTTGGCTTGACCAGAAGCGCGGGCTTGCATTGCATGCGTACACATCAACAGAACTCCTGGTTCTCAAAACGCGCGTCGGCAAAGCGCGCGTTTGAAAGCGACCAATGTGTACTCGCTCATAAAAAAGCCGGTTTGCCAAGAGCAAGTACGCATTGGTGTGTGTAAGCTTTCAACGCGCGCTCAACGCAGCGCCGAGCGCCCATTGTGTACCCGCTCTTATTGATGCAGTTAGTAATGTTCAGTAGGACATGTGTTGGACTGTAGTCAGGACACACAAAAATCTTTTGAAGTCATCTGTCTGCGACAAGTTGCTACAAACCAAGAGAGGGTAGGTTATCAAATCTGCTTTTGTACACTTACACTTAAGCAGAAATTACATGTTCGATtcaagttataataataaaggaACACTCACCTCTCTACAGACATTTTGCTCGGCAAGGGACAGCCAGAATTCGCAGGCTTCCAAGGCCACGCCTTCTTCAGGGTCTTGTGTCCGAACCAGCATGTACTAAACAGGgagaagattttatttaaacaatagaCAAGCagtattacattttattgttACAATTTGATTTCCCTCCTGAAAAAATCAGTCCTATCTCACTTTTATGGGTAATGTTAGTGTTATAATTAGTGATAAATAATAGAGAAAAGTACATAATCTTGTAATATTAACAGCTCACATAGAGACAGTTTCGGATTAGCCCAAAAACAAATTGAgcaattgcttagggcatcataTCTTGGGAAGCACCATAAACAatactgaaaaaatatttggtagCACATAAAAGGCAAGGTTGTATTGATAAATGTCATTAAGTTCACCTCAATGATGTTAGGCAGCTGGGGTATCAGCCTATCCAGTCGTACTTCTAAGAGCAACACCAGCGCATGGCAGACATTTTTCCGCACATCTGGATCTTCATCAGCTGCTAAATGGAATAAGTTCTGGAAAATAAAAGCCACTATAAgagtattatttaaataaaaactggccaTTCAAAACAATGTTCATCCAtacaatttgatgaaattttaaacCAAACACTGCAAGAGACTtatctacataatattatagaaTAACCCTAAGCATATAACTTATAGCATTATAACTTATAGAATAGCCTATTGCACTTCTATATAGCTAATAATAGCTACCTCCTTT
Above is a window of Choristoneura fumiferana chromosome 18, NRCan_CFum_1, whole genome shotgun sequence DNA encoding:
- the Tnpo gene encoding transportin 1 isoform X3; this translates as MKMEWKPEQDGLRQILTLLKESQSPVTATQRAVQQKLEELNKYPDFNNYLIFVLTKLVTEEEPTRSLSGLILKNNVKAHYNSFFPEVAEFIKRECLSAVGDPSPLIRATVGIIITTIASKGELTSWPELLPALCNMLDSQDYNVCEGAFGALQKICEDTAELLDSDALNRPLNVLIPKFLQFFKHSSPKIRCHAIACVNYFIMGRTQALMAHIDSFIENLFHLAADEDPDVRKNVCHALVLLLEVRLDRLIPQLPNIIEYMLVRTQDPEEGVALEACEFWLSLAEQNVCREVLGPRLPALLPVLVRGMRYSEMDVILLRGDRDDDADDAEPDRESDIRPRFHKPRSHTIKHNAGAGDSNMSGGGDSEDEDEGGADADDGSLSDWNLRKCSAAALDVLANVFGADLLPVLFPILKETLFHDDWVIKESGILALGAVADGCMGGMVPHLPDLVPYLVCCLAERKALVRAITCWTLSRYSHWVVSQSHDLYLRPVMTELLKRVLDNNKRVQEAACSAFATLEEEACTELVPYLGYILQTLVYAFSKYQHKNLLILYDAIGTLADSVGHHLNKPEYINLLMPPLINKWNVLKDEDKDLFPLLECLSSVATALQSGFLPYCEPVFRRCVSLIEQTLNQNIANSQSPEQFEAPDKDFMIVALDLLSGLAEGLDGHIDHLVLNSNLMQLLYQCMQDPMPEVYLVRQSSFALLGDLTKACFQHVHPYIPEFLPILGMNLNPELISVCNNATWAIGEISIKLGAETSKYIPLVLNHLVDIINRPNTPKTLLENTGVRRCGTSETTTRRIQHSAASVR